Within the Pseudomonas chlororaphis subsp. aurantiaca genome, the region AGCGGCAGGGTCAGGTCAACGGCCATCTCAGGCAAACACCTGCAGGCTGCGCGGTGGCAAGGCGACCCAGATGTCCTGGGCACCGAGGCGCGGCATGGCTTCCGGAGCCAGCTCGGCCAGCAGCGGATGGCCGGGCAATTCGTTGAGTTCGAAGCTCATGCGGCAGCGGTTGCCGAGGAAGGTGATCTCCCGGACCTTGGCCGGGAACAGGTTTTCCTCGTGCACCGGCGGATTGACGTTGATCGCCTCCGGGCGACAGAACAATCGGCCCGAAGCAGCCTTGCCGGAGTCCGCCGCCAGCCGCAGGTTCATCCCGCCGACCTGGGCGTGGCTGTCGCTGCTGCGGCGGAACGGCAGCCAGTTGCCCTGGCCGACGAATTCGGCGACGAACGGGGTGGCCGGGCGATCGTAGATTTCCTGCGGCGTGGCGTACTGCTCGACCTTGCCGTTGTTCATCACCGCGATGCGGTCGGCCATCAACATGGCCTCGTCCTGGTTGTGGGTGACCATCAGGGTGGTGATGCCCAGGCGCCGCTGCAGCTGGCGCAGCTCGGTACACAGGTGCTCGCGCACCCGGGCATCCAGCGCCGACATCGGCTCATCCAGCAACAGCAACGAAGGCGCCGGGGCCAGGGCGCGCGCCAGGGCCACCCGCTGCTGCTGGCCGCCGGACAGCTGGCCGGGGTATTTCTTTTCGCTGCCGGTCAGGCCCACCAGTTCCAGCATCTGCGCCACGCGCTGGCGCACTTCGTCGCGGCCGCTGCCGGCCAGGCCGTAGGCGATGTTGGCTTCGACGCTGAGGTTGGGGAACAGCGCATAGGACTGGAACAGAATGCCATAGTCCCGGGCCTGGGGCGCCAGGTGCGAGACGTCGCGAGTGCCCAGGTACAACTCGCCCCGGTCCTGGCGCTCGAGGCCGGCGATGCAGCGCAGCAAGGTGGTCTTGCCGCAGCCCGACGGGCCGAGCAGGCACACCAGCTCACCGGCCGCCACGTCCAGGGAGACGTTATCCAGCGCGGTGAAAGCGCCAAAGCGTTTCTGCATGCCGCGCACCTTCATCGGGGCGCCGGGGTTGCTCAGGGCAGTTGCGATCGGGTTGTTCATGGACGGACCTCATCAAGCAGATGCAGGCCATCCTAGGGAGCGAATGCGTAGTTACTGTGGCAGTGAGGCAAAAGCTGCCGATAGTGGTATTGGCGGATTTGGGTTGGCCCTGCCGGTAATCCCGTAACCCTGTAGCCGCTGCGCTCGGCAGCGGCTACAAGGAGCAGGGTTCAGGCCGGCGCCATTTCCTGCGCCAGCCCGAGGAAGGCCGCCGGCAGGCGCGCGCCCTTGCGCTCCTTGAGGCAGTACAGGTACTCGGCGATCTGCGGCGCGTTCTCGATGGTCAGCACCCGCAGTTGCGGATCGTGGGGGACTTCCTGGCGGGCAATGATGCTGATGCCGATATTGCGCAGCACCGCCTCGCGGATCGACTCGCGGCTACCGATCTCCAGCAGCGGCCCGAAACTGACCCGGGCACTGTCGAGCAGCTCCTCGGTCAGGCGCCGAGTGGTGGAACCCGGCTCGCGCATCAGCAGGGTGTGCCCGGCCAGGGCGTTCAAGGGCACGTGATCGAGGGTCGCCAACGGATGATTGCGGTGCACCGCCAGCACCAGCGGGTCGCTGCCAAGCACCCGGCGGATCAAGCGCGAATCTTCCAGCAGTTGCGAGGACGCGGCGATGTCGACCCGGTATTCCTCCAGCGACTCCAGGACCTGCTGCGAGTTGCCGATTTCCACCGACACCTCCACCTGGGGCAGGCGCTCCCGGAAGGTCTTCACCAGGTCGAGGATGTAATACGGCGCCGTGGCGGCGATCCGCAGGGTGCCTTGCAGCTGGCCGCTGTTGCGCAGGAAAAACTCGATATCGGCTACCTGCTGCAACAGCGCCTTGACCATCGGCAGCAGCCGGGCGCCCTCCTCACTGAGGCTGAGGCGGCGGCCGCCGCGGTAGAACAGCTCGACCGCATACTGGCTTTCCAGATGGCGGATCTGGGTGGTCACCGTGGGCTGGCTCAGGCCGAGCTTTTTCGCCGCCAGGGTGATGCTGCCCAGGCGGGCCACCATGTAAAACGCCTTCAGCTCGGCACTCAGCACTGCACGCTCTCGTTATCCCTTTATTTGCGCAACAGGCGCAAACCGTTGAAGACCACCAACAGGCTGACGCCCATGTCGGCGAATACGGCCATCCACATGGTGGCCAACCCGAAGAAGGTTACCCCAAGAAAGATCGCCTTGATGACCAGGGCCAGGGCGATATTTTGTACGAGAATGTTCGAGGTCTGGCGGGACAGCCGGACAAACGCCGGGATTTTGCGCAGATCGTCGTCCATCAGGGCGACATCGGCGGTCTCGATGGCAGTGTCGGTACCCGCCGCGGCCATGGCGAAACCGATCTCCGCGCGGGCCAGGGCCGGGGCGTCGTTGATACCGTCGCCGACCATGCCGACCCGATGCCCCTGGGCATACAGGTTTTCGATGGCTTGCAGCTTGTCGGTGGGCAGCAGGTCGCCACGGGCCTGGTCGATGCCCACCTGGGCGGCGATGGCCTCGGCGGTGTGCGGGTTGTCGCCGGTCAGCATCAGGGTCTTGATGCCCAGCTCGTGCAACTGCTGGATCGCTTCGCGACTGGACTCCTTGACCGTGTCCGCCACGGCGAACAGGGCCAGGGGGCCGACGCTATCGAGCAACAGCACCACGGTCTTGCCCTGTTTCTCCAGGGCGAACAGCTGCTCTTCCAACTCCGGCGAGCACAGCCCCAGCTCCTCCACCAGGCGGTGATTGCCCAGGTGGTAGAGCTGGCCGTTGATTTCCCCGCGCACGCCGCGGCCGGCCAGGGCCTCGAAGTTATCCACAAGGTGCAGGCTCAGCTGCTTATCCACAGCCGCATTGGAGATGGCCAAGGACACCGGGTGGTCGGAGCGGGACGCCAGGCTGGCGGCGATGGCCGGGGCGCTGCTGTCCGCCAGCGGGTCAAGGGACAGGAAATCGGTCTGCACCGGCTTGCCGTGGGTGATGGTGCCGGTCTTGTCCAGCGCCAGGTAATCGAGCTTGTAACCGCCCTCCAGGTAGACCCCGCCCTTGATCAGGATGCCTTTGCGCGCCGCCGCGGCCAGGCCGCTGACGATGGTCACCGGGGTGGAAATCACCAGGGCACAAGGGCACGCCACCACCAGCAGCACCAGGGCACGGTAGATCCAGTCGAACCAGGCCGCGCCCATGAACAGCGGCGGAATCACCGCCACGGCCAGGGCGAAGGCAAACACCGCGGGGGTGTAGATTTTCGAGAAGCTGTCGACGAAGCGCTGGGTCGGCGCACGCGCGCTCTGGGCCTGTTCCACGGCATGGATGATCCGCGCCAGGGTCGAGTTGTTGGCCGCTGCGGTCACCCTGTATTCCAGGGAGCCGGCCTGGTTGATGGTGCCGGCGAAGACCTTGTCGCCCAGGGTCTTCTCCACCGGCAGGCTTTCGCCGGTGATCGGCGCCTGGTCGATGGTCGAGCTGCCGGCTACCACCTCACCGTCCAGGCCGATGCGTTCACCCGGACGCACCCGTACCCGCGCGCCAGGCTCGATGCTTTTCGCTTCCCGCTCGACCCAGCTGCCGTCCGCCTGCTGCACCGTGACCCGCTCCGGGGTCATCTGCATCAGGCCGCTGATGGCATTGCGCGCGCGGTCCAGGGACCGGGCCTCGATCAGCTCGGCCACGGTGAACAGGAACATCACCATCGCCGCTTCCGGCCATTGGCCGATCAGCACGGCGCCGGTCACGGCGATGCTCATCAAGGCGTTGATATTCAGGTTGCGGTTCTTCAGGGCGATCCAGCCCTTTTTGTAGGTACCGAGGCCGCCGCTGAGGATCGACACCAGAGCGATCACCGCGACCACCCAGGTCGGCGCGGCGCTGGTGAAGTGGA harbors:
- a CDS encoding putative 2-aminoethylphosphonate ABC transporter ATP-binding protein; protein product: MNNPIATALSNPGAPMKVRGMQKRFGAFTALDNVSLDVAAGELVCLLGPSGCGKTTLLRCIAGLERQDRGELYLGTRDVSHLAPQARDYGILFQSYALFPNLSVEANIAYGLAGSGRDEVRQRVAQMLELVGLTGSEKKYPGQLSGGQQQRVALARALAPAPSLLLLDEPMSALDARVREHLCTELRQLQRRLGITTLMVTHNQDEAMLMADRIAVMNNGKVEQYATPQEIYDRPATPFVAEFVGQGNWLPFRRSSDSHAQVGGMNLRLAADSGKAASGRLFCRPEAINVNPPVHEENLFPAKVREITFLGNRCRMSFELNELPGHPLLAELAPEAMPRLGAQDIWVALPPRSLQVFA
- a CDS encoding LysR family transcriptional regulator, whose protein sequence is MLSAELKAFYMVARLGSITLAAKKLGLSQPTVTTQIRHLESQYAVELFYRGGRRLSLSEEGARLLPMVKALLQQVADIEFFLRNSGQLQGTLRIAATAPYYILDLVKTFRERLPQVEVSVEIGNSQQVLESLEEYRVDIAASSQLLEDSRLIRRVLGSDPLVLAVHRNHPLATLDHVPLNALAGHTLLMREPGSTTRRLTEELLDSARVSFGPLLEIGSRESIREAVLRNIGISIIARQEVPHDPQLRVLTIENAPQIAEYLYCLKERKGARLPAAFLGLAQEMAPA
- a CDS encoding heavy metal translocating P-type ATPase, encoding MKKHDHAGHGGSCCSSPSLIQLSEPQAASHGDACCSSAAAPALVKLSAAPSATARLSNFRIDAMDCPTEQTLIQNKLGKLAGVQQLEFNLINRVLGVTHDLPDVAPIIAAIKSLGMEAEPIGQGGESDAPAAAPVKKHWWPLALSGIGALAAEVIHFTSAAPTWVVAVIALVSILSGGLGTYKKGWIALKNRNLNINALMSIAVTGAVLIGQWPEAAMVMFLFTVAELIEARSLDRARNAISGLMQMTPERVTVQQADGSWVEREAKSIEPGARVRVRPGERIGLDGEVVAGSSTIDQAPITGESLPVEKTLGDKVFAGTINQAGSLEYRVTAAANNSTLARIIHAVEQAQSARAPTQRFVDSFSKIYTPAVFAFALAVAVIPPLFMGAAWFDWIYRALVLLVVACPCALVISTPVTIVSGLAAAARKGILIKGGVYLEGGYKLDYLALDKTGTITHGKPVQTDFLSLDPLADSSAPAIAASLASRSDHPVSLAISNAAVDKQLSLHLVDNFEALAGRGVRGEINGQLYHLGNHRLVEELGLCSPELEEQLFALEKQGKTVVLLLDSVGPLALFAVADTVKESSREAIQQLHELGIKTLMLTGDNPHTAEAIAAQVGIDQARGDLLPTDKLQAIENLYAQGHRVGMVGDGINDAPALARAEIGFAMAAAGTDTAIETADVALMDDDLRKIPAFVRLSRQTSNILVQNIALALVIKAIFLGVTFFGLATMWMAVFADMGVSLLVVFNGLRLLRK